gtgctcagccggcacgggtcgcgatgcccgctcatccggctgatcaagtgaggtcggccttggagcgggagaacccggcgcgcgacgaaggtgACCAGCAAGTCGGACGCCTTGAGGCCTTCGGCGTCGGTCAGCTCCCGGAGTCGgttgatggcggcggcggcgtctgcTGACACGGGCTTCGGCTTGTAGCCCCAGTTGGCCCGAGGCTCAGCTGGTGGGCCGGCTTCATAggccggcaggttgatgaagtcgaCGGCCGGGTCAACATTCTCCCCGTAGAAGTAAGATTGCTGCCACGTCTTGACCGATTGTGGCAGCTTGATGGCGGGGTAGACGTTCTTCGGCGACGGCCGACGCACCGCGACGAAGGCACCACACTGGGCCGCCTTCTCCTTGGCGGAGGTGCCCAGTTTGGTGTAAAAGAACGCTCCCCAcaactcgatggtggggaggatgccgaggtagccttcgcacatcgTGACGAAGGCAGCCAGCAACATCACGGTGTTGGGCGTAATGTGATGCGGTTGGAGATGATAGAACTCGAGGAACGAGCGGAGAAAGCCGCTCGCTGGCAGGCCAAAGCCACGgatgaagtgcgagcggaagacgacccgctcgctCTCCCCGGCGCCGGCGAAATCTCCCCCGCAGGAGGCACGCGCGCCTTCACGTAACCTGCGCCGGGAAGGCGCCACGTATCGCGGAGAAAGGCGATGTGGTCCTCGGTGACGTTCGACCCGTCCCAATCTCCTCCCCGCTCGCGCGCCATGAGGAGCTCGACGAGGCAAATGGCGCGGCAAGGGAGCTGAGGATTGGTGCGGGGCTGAGAGGGCTCGGGACGGAAGAGCTCGACGGAGACGAGCAGCGGCAGCACTCCGGCGTAGCTCGGGGGCGCTGGggcaagaggaggaagaaggagacgaggatggggcaggagggcgcgcgtgctccgccgctccccctcctccccctacttatagccggtgggctatgaagccgagggggcgaggcgtgggatcgtgggattaactgtgcccacgaccccacgtCCCCTCGTTTATCGTGCAAAGTAACTCCACGAAGAAGCTCAACAGGctgcctcggccgcagcggatccgctcgcgCGCTGAGGCCCGGTAATGGCGGGCCCAGCCTGCTGTTGcgtcccatcgcgcgcgtgggctagCAGGCTGGCCCGGCTGGCTGACGCCACGTGGCGCGCCCACGACGGGCGGCGGGCCTGGAGACTTAGCTAATACGCCACCTGGTTCCCGCCGTTGCGTTCGAAGTTTTCCGGCAAGTCCGTctggtcgtggccgactccctccaGGCGGCACACCAGGAGCCGGATGAAGCTTCCGTCCAGAGCAACCGGAGAAGGAAACTGCTGAGGCTTCTCGGTTCATCAGCCGCgacgcctcaccagcttcggggactactgtcggagtaatgggccacgggtagcctaacccgagtccctgagcCTTTCAAGACATTGGGCCGGCTGCGCCCCATAAGCATCCGGAATGAAGCGCCGCCTTATGGTGGCCGGCTGGCTCATGAGGCCGGCCTCCAGAAGACGGCCAAGTTCCAAAAGACGGcaccaagacgggccgactcctagcaggcggcctccagagaggccggctcctagcagtcggcccacggcgccctcaaagtctgcgcctCCATTAATAAGACAAGAcagggtgtggctacagtgtagTCCATCACCCCCACGTCCGGGGCAAGGCGCggccacagtgccccgtacaggcggagatctccgcacggcgcgggactgttgccactccacccttgacgtcactcctgacaggcgaagccctgctcccacgacggcctgtcggtacggcctgcaggcggcgggccctaccagtcAGCGAGAGCCCGAAAGACGGCGGAAGCCCGACCAGTCGGACCCAAGGGAGGCCGGCCTCTAGCAGGCGGCCCATTCCTCCCTCGGGGtccgtgcgccattaaccagaagagacacggagtggctacagtgatcacccaccaggcggcgggactgtagccacgctcccctgaccaagcatgcgtcattagcactgcggctacagtaatcagcagccgACCAGACTCGCAAGCGGCgggggcggcctgtcggctccgtaccagaccagtcggcggggcccgccaggcggcgggccctagcagccggcggagaagccggcgaccagagacactgacagcgAGAAAAAAAAAGTGTGCCATTGCTACTAGTCCTATTGACAGTGAACTGGTACTGCTAGTGCCATCTTTACATCATATTTTTGGCTGAAAACATTCATGTGTAGTCATAGATGATTAACTTACAACCCAGTCGTTTCATTTAAGTCAACATGTGGTTTAGATGATTGAACTTATAATCAGCAAATTATATGAAATTCATTTAAATACATTGTTTAAACTATTGAAAACAGTAATTTCAGTTAAAATTCTGTGTAAAGTAGCCATCTGCAGCAAAAACAGGTCTTAATCGAGTCATTTAGAGTTACAACACCTCCAACCGTGAAAATTGCAGCCCAAACAAACACACCCTTAATGCAGCAACAAGGAACTCTTACGGCGATAGAATTGTGTGTAGTACGATGGGAAATAAGAAAGATGTTGGAACTAGTTGAGCATAGAAAATTATAGAAATGATGCTTGCCATCAGGTTTAGTTTCTATTGCAATTGATTGGTGAAGTGAGCTGAGATTAGGTATTGCAATTAATTTCTATTGCCTGACCAATTCAACTCTTCTTTCAGGTTGCTTGGTGGCAAGATTTCTGCAAGTTATTAGGACTAATAGTACTGCATTGGTTTTTTCTTCTCCTAGTGTCCTAGAACTAGGTGTTGAATGACTGATGTACAAATCCGCAGATTTGCCATCACTGTTAATTACTGTTTTCGGACCATTATCTTAACTGATGTACTTATGTATTGAAGTGATGCATTATTGAATTTGACTGACTCATATTGGTGCTACATAATCAGCACTATGTGCAACTGAACTGTTTGGTTTACTTTAATTTATGCTAGCCAATGGTTTCGGTTGTTAGAATGTGCTCTGTAAAGAGCAAGTGTTTGGTCGTGGTTTCCGCTGTTGTATTGAGTCGTTTGCTTTACTTAAATTTACAAGGACAGAGTTCTGGGTAGAGTTCTCTTTCTCAGGGGCAGAGTTGTGTTGGACAGAGTTCTAATTCTACTACTAGCATCTTTGTATTGAACTGtttgctttacttgcctttggcAGAATTGTGTTGAGCAGAGTGTACTGTTGTTTTGTTTACCCAAATGGGGCGTTTGCTGATATAATATCAAAATTGGTACTTGCTTACCCCGTTTTGATTGCAACTAAGTTTCACCTCTGGTACAAAACGTCTACGTGGAGACATGGGGTGACAATGCTACCTTTGATGACTTGTAAACACCGAGGGGTTATGTGCAAAATATCATGCAACCCAGCGGGCGTTTATTTGCAAATAGCACGTAGCAGTGATGGATGGATCTAGTCCATACACACAGAATCCAACAGCCTGTGCTCAGGTTTCCAAGCTTCCACTGAAAATGTGGTTTCCACCTGATATTGTCTCAAAATTATAATGCATGTCCTGTTATCATCCAAAATTGTTGCCATTATCTCCCCGGTTGGAAGGCAAAACTTCTTAATAAGGGGGACAGTCCGGTCCTACTCTCCCTGGTCCTAGAATTCTCGCtacttagagcatctacagccaaaTATGACCCCTCAAACGCCAGCATACGCGTCCGCGAGTAGTGACCGGACACTTTTCAAATAGCGTCGTCCACATCCGTATATTTTATATCCGATCCCCTATATACATGCTAAACCATACAACGTCGATCAAACAACGTAGATCAGCAAACAGACACAGACAAGCACAATACTTTCATCAAAAGATCGGATGTTCAAACGACCACCAAAGTTCACATAGACGACAGACAACTTGAAACTACATCTAAAACTTGAAGTTAAATTGAAAAAAAGCGGATCTTCACCACTTTCGGGCTGGCCCCTTCCCGTTCTGGTTGTCTGCGCAGCTGTAGCCGACGGCGGCTGGTGGAGGATCGTCCGAGTCGTCGGATGAGGAGCCGTCGTTGTCATCGTCAAAGGAGGAGACGATGATGAGGCCCTTGAGGCGCCGAACGGCCCGGTCCTACTTGCGCTTGAGCTTCGCCAGCCGAGCCGCCTCCGTCGCCTTCTACCTGGCCTCGCGCTCGGACTGCTCGATAGCTAGCCGAAGAGCCTTTGCATTCTTTCGATGGAGCCGCCGAGCGTCTGTCTCCGCCGTCGTAAGCGACCGGCGGTAGATCCACGCGAGTAACCCGCCGCGGCGGTGGACAGAGCTCTCCGCCGCGTCCCTCTCCCTTGCAGGCGAAGCAACAGGACATCCTCGATTCCCTCCGGTTGGAGGCAGCTGCGGAGGCCAGACGCCGTCGCCGGCAGGAGATGGAGGCACAGCAGGCCGCAAAGGAGGTGGAGATGCTCGCCTACATGGATGAGGTCGAGCAGGAGGAGGGTGGGACGGGGCCCTCCTACCCGCTCGTCCAGCCGGCGCCCGGCATTGTCGTCGTGGACATCTCCGACGACGAAGAGTAACTAGGGTAgtacgtaggatttttttttgcaTGCTTTTTATGGATGTAGGGGATGAAATATGAGAGAAGCGGATGCAAAGTGGCTAATTTGAGGCGTTACTGGTCTCTGTCCGCGGATGTCTGAGGGGCCTAATTTGCaaagtccggctgtagatgctcttagcgGTACACAAAATGGAAAAAATGAAGGGGCCGGACGGGGTGACACTTTGTGGGAGGGCCCAACACGAGACAAGGAAGGAGACACAAAGGAGAAAAGGGCAAAAGGGAAGACGGAAAGAGAAACGGCGAGGACGGTCCTTTCTCCCTAAGCTAGGATCCCCAGCCAGCCAACCAGCATCTTCTCATTCCCTTTTTAACTTTCACcatgcaaaataataataataatttggAATATGCATGTTCTCATCCGAACACAGGTGATAATAGGCAGCCGTGATGGCACATTCCATATGTTTCCATTCAGGAATGGAAACACGGCCGGCGAGTATGGAAGGGAGCAAAACCACATTGACTCCTGGCGCTGGCTGTACACCATCTGTCCTCCCTTCATATCCCCTTCTCTCTCTCATACACAACCGACCTCTACGGCTTCCTTCTTTTGCCATCCTAAAGGAAGGGAGGAGACGAGAGGAGAGATCCAAGAGCAGAGACAAGTGATTGATCAATGGCGATGGACCAAGAGCTGCCGCTTGAGCTTGGCGACTTCTCCATCGCCATGGACGCGTCGTCCCTCGCCGCCCTCTGGCCGGCGACGCCGCTGCTCCCGCCGGATCTCCACTCTACTTACCCAGACCAAGAGGTTCGCCGGCCATCTTAAATCTTCTCTccgccttcttctcctccaataCATCTTCCTCCCTGGCTTTCTCTCAAGTCTTGACTGAGAAACTGCCCCTGCTGTCGACTACCTTCCCTGATGAATCCAGACGTGTACATAGGTTGCTGATTGATTGACACTGGTGAGATCCTCCATGGATCTTGAGAATGATCTTCCATTGGGTGAGATCGTGCATTACCGCTCCTTTCGCTTAATCTTTTTGTCGCCGTGGCGTGGCATGCAGAGCTCCTCGTCGCCGTGGCGTGCCATGCAGATCGTGGAGGAGGTGAGGCGGAGGCTGGCCGCGGCCACGGCGGAGCTGGAGGCGGCcaaggaggaggtgcgccgcaaGGAGCAGAGCATCGCGGCCCTGCTGGAGCTCGTGCGCCTCACGGCCGAGGAGCTTGACCAGCTCCGGCAGCACCTTGAGCAGCTCCGGCAGCACCTGCAGCTGGCCCGCGAGCTGGCGGCAACGACGACGTCAAGCAGCAGCGACTCGGGCGCGAGCGTCCCAACCTTCTCCCCACCAGCCGCCAACCCCCCCACCTTGCTCGAGGCCGGCACCACCGTTACAGCCATCGCCATAGATACCAGGAGCGCGCCAGTTGCTATCGACGACGACAGGACCGAGGCGGTGCTCGAGCAGCTGGCGGCCAAGAGGCCATTGCCGCAGCGGGGGCAGCTACTGCAGGCGGTGATGGAGGCAGGGCCTCTCCTGGAGAACCTGCTGGTGGCAGGGCCGGTGCCGCAGTGGCGCAACCCGCCACCTGTGCAGCCGATCCCCAGCCCCGTCATATCGGCGCCTTCAGGCTCTCGTGCCCCCATGGGTTGGGGGCCATGGTAGCAGCTCTTCTCATTTTCTACTCGTCGACGATACTAGGAATTCATGTATTTCCAGACTTATCTCAGGCAGAAAGCAAGGTGCCAGCTACTATGAAAAGTTCTGTAATCTTTGTAGACTGAACTTTTTCTGAATTGATTGAACATACAGAAGAACAGAAAAGAAACCCATATAGATGATGTAATCTGGATTCCATGGGGAATTAGGAGGTTACAGGCCGCATAAATGAGAAATGGCACCCGATCGCATCGACGGGATGCACAGGGAAGACCAATTATTGGCTTGAACTTGTCTTGAACAATGATCATCAAGAATAAAACAGGCCACATTTGCGAATGTTACAGAGACAAACCTCATACATCTCCCCAACAGTGATGGTATTGCCTGTGTCGGTATGATAAGTACATGAATCATGAAAACATTCGACGGAAGAGGCAAAAGAAAAGGTACATGAATTTACATACAAGACAAAATATCACCAGGCAATGGTGCTTTCTCCGTATATGAACACTCTGTCCTCTAAATCCCTGATCCACTGGCATACTCTGTTGCATATCTTGATCGCTTGGGTCTGCAAAATACGTGTGCTCAAAGTAAGATCCATCAGGTTATTACACAGTGATAAATGATGGATTGATAGTATTGCTGAACTGTTTGTGGCAGATGCTAACCTTGTCGGCCAGTGGACTGAAGGCTGCATACAGCTCAAAATCCTGGGTTATCCAGCTCAACATAACTGCAACAAAAGGGAAATTATGTAACAAAGTAATTGTGGCACACATAGGTAAACAGGAAATAGCATCACACTTGAGCTAGTAAAATTTGAGGACATCAATGAAACAGAACCACAACTGCAGCAAGTAAAGACATATCTGGTGCCTCATAACAGCTAGCAGCTCATATCCCAATGGGTACGTGTCTATGTGAGCAGAAATGCAGAATGGATGGTACTACTGAATGGTTTTAGGTGTTTGAATGAAGTGTTTCCAGTTCATCCAGTTCAACATAAAATAGAACAGCATGCTGCACATGTGCCTGTATTTGTAAACATTCAAAAACTGGTCTTACAGAAAAGATACAAGATATTAGTTCCCTGCATACTATATGCCCTCATGGTTTCAGAAAAGTACTTCGTTAAATAGCTTTGCTTGCAGAAGTTGAG
The Aegilops tauschii subsp. strangulata cultivar AL8/78 chromosome 3, Aet v6.0, whole genome shotgun sequence genome window above contains:
- the LOC109771303 gene encoding uncharacterized protein; translation: MAMDQELPLELGDFSIAMDASSLAALWPATPLLPPDLHSTYPDQESSSSPWRAMQIVEEVRRRLAAATAELEAAKEEVRRKEQSIAALLELVRLTAEELDQLRQHLEQLRQHLQLARELAATTTSSSSDSGASVPTFSPPAANPPTLLEAGTTVTAIAIDTRSAPVAIDDDRTEAVLEQLAAKRPLPQRGQLLQAVMEAGPLLENLLVAGPVPQWRNPPPVQPIPSPVISAPSGSRAPMGWGPW